From the genome of Pseudomonas sp. WJP1:
TCTGGGACCCGGTCTGGGGCATATTAATCGATGGTCTGACATTTTTTTGTGCCGCCGTTTATACGGCGATGTTGCCCGATGTGGAGCCCCGTGAGTTCGAGGAGGCGATATCGATCAGAGACGCGGTCAGTGGCGTTTCCGTTATTACCGGCAACTCCATGCTTTCGCTGGGTTTCGCAGCCACGCTCGTGGTGAACGTACTGTGTTTCCCGATTTTTCTTGTCGTCGCACCCTATGCCATCAGCGATCGCTTCAGCCAGGAAATGTGGGGATTGTGCCTGGCCGCATCGGGATTCGGCGCGTGCATTGGATCTATCACCACGGTTCTCACTTGCGGCCATGAGCGATTGGCCAGTCTTGCCTTGGCCTGGGCATCGTCGAAGCGGCGTGGTTGACGGGCTGGGCCACCGCGATGCAGACACTGTCTCCGGAGAAGGACCTTGGCAAAGTGGTGGCAGTCGATACGTTCTTTACCAGTGGGCTGCACCCCTTCATTTATCTTGGAAGCGGAATTGTCGGCGGGATGGTTGGTTACTCCCAGACCCTTTCCCTCACGGCAATCCTCAGTGCCCTGGGCACACTGTTGATTGTTCTGGCGGCTTTTGCGGCCATGCCAAGGCGTACTCAAAACCTGTAGGAGCCAGGCTTGCCGGCGAACCAGGCGCCGTGGTGTATCTGCTGCACCGCGTTATCGTTCTTCGCCGGCAAGCCTGGCTCCTACAGGCGAACAGGACATTGCGGTTTATCTATTGCACCGCGTTATCGTTTTTCGCCTGTAGGAGCGAGGCTTGCCCGCGAACCAGGCGCCGCGGTCTATCTGTTGCACCGCATTATCGTTCTTCGCCGGCAAGCCTGGCTCCTACAGGGAATGATCAGGCGTTACGATGACGCAAACTGCGCTCCATGCGCGCGATCCCTTCTTCCAGCATCGACCGCGGGCAGCCGAAGTTCAGGCGCACGAATTGTTGGCAGTCATCGCCGAAATCCAGGCCTGGGCTCAAGCCGACCCTGGCGTGTTCGAGGAAGAACTGTTGCGGGTTATCCAGCCCCAGCGCCGTGCAATCGAGCCAGGAGAGGTAAGTGCTTTGCGGCACATTCATCGTGATGCCCGGCAAACGGCTGCGCACGGCGTCGACCAGGTAATCGCGGTTGCCCTGCAGGTAGTCCTTCAGCGCTGCCAGCCAGGGTGCGGCTTCGCTGTAGGCGACGCGGGTGGCTTCCATGCCCAGCGGATTGACGCTGTCGACCATGCCGCAACGTGCATGATTGACCTTCTCGCGCAGGTGGCGGTCCTGGATGATCATGAACGAGGTTTTCAGGCCGGCGATGTTATAGGCCTTGCTGGCAGACATCAGGGTGATGGTGCGCTGGGCGATTTGCGGGCTCAGGGACGCCATCGGCAGGTGCTGGCGGCCGTCGAAGCACAGTTCGGCGTGGATCTCGTCGGAAATGATCCAGGCCTCGTT
Proteins encoded in this window:
- a CDS encoding MalY/PatB family protein, whose protein sequence is MTFDFDQVFDRHGTGSTKWSRYPADVLPMWVADMDFAAPPMIIQALQKRLEHPLLGYSVAKDDLREAIVADLWSKYAWRVEPQELIFLPGVESGFNMALKALVQPAQNVVVQVPNYPPLRHAPGHWGLNKVELNFDPQPDGTYTTPLATLKESLQGGGALLLSNPHNPLGKAFAREELQAIADICLANEAWIISDEIHAELCFDGRQHLPMASLSPQIAQRTITLMSASKAYNIAGLKTSFMIIQDRHLREKVNHARCGMVDSVNPLGMEATRVAYSEAAPWLAALKDYLQGNRDYLVDAVRSRLPGITMNVPQSTYLSWLDCTALGLDNPQQFFLEHARVGLSPGLDFGDDCQQFVRLNFGCPRSMLEEGIARMERSLRHRNA